The stretch of DNA GTTTGATATGTAGGATGAGATTAATAATTGAAAGATAATACAAGTGATAACAAAGTTGAAAACGTGGGAATTTAATATGACTTTTTAAACTTTATTCCTGTTTGGTACTACTTATTCTCCCAGGATAAACACAACTACATTATTTAATTTCTCATTTTTACCCCTTCGACTGTACATAGCAGGTTTCTTCTTTTTGTTCACCCAAATTGCGGATCTCCGTAACTACTCTCTCTCACTCAATGCTTGTCCTCGCCATCTCTTGCATCCCACATCAGATGTAGAAGCGAAGTAGATCTGTGAAAGAAAGGTCAGGATAAAATGTGTTACAAAAAAAATCTTATGCCATTTTTTTAATAAGGTGACGACCTGGTGTAAATGTGAAGAAGGAAATCGTTTCAGTTTTCATGTATGTTCAGTAATTTTGAATCTTCATTTTTGAGGGAAAGAAACTTTTGCAGGTTCGTGGAACGTTGACTTGTCCTTGTACACCATACAAGGTTATTTCCGAGGAGAAAAGAAAGCCATCAACGACGCAGTCGGTGTGAGAGTGTATGAGATGGTGAGTTTTTTTCTGTCTTCGAGTACTCTTTTTTTGGGTGTGCGTTGAGGGTCGTAGCACATTACTTCTTGTTCAAATGGGATACTTTTTAGTACAAACACTTGTTTAATTGTAATAAAGTATTCTGTGTGCGAACATATTTCGCTTTAAAATTTTAGTACATATTCTCTTTGCTGCAGAAAAAAACATACGTCGTGTTCATGGGAAGGAAGGCCGGAGTGTACAATAGATGGCCTGATGCGAACGCACAAGTTTATCGTTTTCCTGGCGCTTGTTACAAAGGTTACGAAAGTAGAGAAGCTGCCGAGGAAGCCTTTAATAGTTTTGTGAGACGACCAGTTGAGGATCCAAATTTTAATGATTCCAGTAGCTCCACTTCTACTACAGCTGAACAATGTGCGCCGACAACAAGTCAAAGTAAGAAATTAGTTCAGCTACTGAACGAAGCGTCTGATTTAGTTCGTCAGACTCGCGACGTAGGTATCAAAATGGAGAAGTTGTCCAACGAGATTGGAAAGTTATTGGAGGATTTGAAAATTAATTAGGGGCCATACAGAAGTCTTTACACTAAGCTTCGTTCGTATGTTAAAAATTAGTGTTTCAATTTAATTCTTCAATTGCCCTGTTTCGTTCAAAAAATTTAAGTACTATATATGTAAAAGTGTTGCCTGCTCATCCTTCTTCGCTGCATGTCAAAGAACCACAACTCATTGTGTCACATATAATTCTTTGATGCAGGTATGTTACTTTCGTTCCTCGTCCAttcaaattaaaaaatcatCACGCTTCTCTTTAACTAAAATTAGTTGTGTAAAGGAGTTATTGGTGGTTGTTTCTCATTTTCAGGTTGGCAAAACATTAACTTATTTTCTATACTTGCGAATTTTGTTGGTacgtcatttttttatttataattttatgttgATAAAGTGTGTGCTTCTCTTAAGTACACTTGTTCCAATGAATTTACTACTGTGTACTATTTTCAGAGTTAACGTAAGTTCAGAAATTGTATTTATTGTGTTCATGTTGTAGTGTAAATATTTTTGGTGCATTTGTGGTTTCAACATAATTCGTAGGTGTTGACCTACTACAGATTTGCATCACATCAATATCTAGGAACTGGAGATCATTGAATACAAGTAGTTGGAGAAGTGAAGTCATTAAATTGTTCTTGTTATAAATATGAAGGCTGCTTGATTCGATACTATAGAAAACTCTATATTGTATGGTGCTTCTTTCTGTCGTGCAAAATGTCTTTTTCTTGTCAAAATGCCTCTGAAGAAACTGTGAGCAGCAAGTATCAGGTACCTGTCATTGATCTCATATCTGATGATGAGAAATTTAAGTGCAGCGACAATGAAGTAGCTGGTAGTGAATTGAAGCATTTCAACATCAAGTTGTTTGTAAAAACGGTAAGAAGAAGCAGAAGTTGTTTCACACCGCTTCTGTCCATGAGTGTCATGATCCGCCCATGAATAAAGCACTGAATTTGAATGCTGGTGTCAAATTCGAGTCTAAGGCGAACCACCTGAAATCCCATGACCAAAGATCAAAGAAGGTTGTTGTTGTTGAGTTGTCATCAGATGACTCCACTGCTTAACATGTTTATCACAGTATTATGTGCAGTTATGTCCCCATCCTTTTGTTTTCTTGATCGAGTAAGTTACAGTCTGATTGTCTAATGTGTATTTTGGATCAATGTGTGTACAACTGTGTACTCGATTCTCCATTTTGCGCACATTATATGTAATGTGTTTTCCATGTGGATGTACGTATAAGTGGTTGTATGGTGCTCCAATGTACAAGGCTTTATTACGTCCAGGGTAATTGTATGTAAATAACCAATGGTAATGTTAATTgacttttgtttttgttgtccGACACATATGTAAATTCATAACCTAGAACATGTTGTAATGTTATTTCTGTTATCTGAATTACTTGAAGGTTGAAATAGTTGTAGGCTTATTTAATGTAATGTACAAAAATGCCAATTACGTAACTGTATTAAAAAGTTTAACAACCAGTCTGTTAAACAATCTTGAAGTTTAAAttgcaaaataataatttgtagTATGAAAAAAGCTGTACAGAATAAGTCAACTTTATCTGCAAATGCACAAGGTTATGACATAAAATACATTGAGATTGCAATAGTCTATGTGAAGAAATATTACATACATGAAAAAACATACAATAGTTTTAACTGACTCGCGTAGTCGAACACAAATGCAAGCACTTATCAAAATAAGAGATTACATCATTCTTTTCATCCACAATTACAGTTAACTAAGTAATGGTTGCATACCAACTCTAGAACCATTGCTCcaaaataacaaaatacaacATTCCTCTCAACCAACATTACCCATAAGTAAGTTATGGCTCATCACCAAATCAAAAACTACGGTTCCAAAACAAACTTACATCTGTAACCTTTACTCGCCACGCAACAACCTCTTAATCAAGCAAATCCTTCCACGTTCGCCAAGTCTTTTGAATAGTGCCAAGTCGTTATGGTTGTTGAATAACAACTTAGCTGCAGCAACTTGTTCATCTTCTGAAAGGTCGGTAAGACCTTGCAATGCCTCCAAAACCGTATCTTGAACAGCCGAAAGTTTGTCGTCGGAGGAAAATTCCTTGATCAATTGTGACATCGTGTCTTTGGTTACGTGAGCGAGGTTGTTGATTGCTTGGACTATTGATTCATCATGCTCACTAATGTGCTTCCTTTTTTTACTTTTAGAAGGCGTACCTGCATTAGTTTTAGACGTTGGCGTATGCGTTTCAGATATTGAATCATCAACACCATCGAATGGGATATATGTACGATTCTCGCCAATGAACTCTCCGTTTGGAACTTCTTCACCAAGATTAAGAACTTGTTGTAAAGCATTCTCAAAAGTCTTCGACTGCTCTCCAGTAGCTCGATCATTTCCGAAGATTTCAGCCCAATCGTTGAAATGCGTCCACTGTTTATGCCGCATTGCTCTCAAACTTGGGTCATGCTGCCTCAATCAAGAAGGGAATGAGTATTCGGTACAATTGTTTAAATCAGGTAAGTACTGGACAACACATACCTTCACAATTGATTCCCAAGTCTCGTCTGTAGCATCGACCGTGTTATCAGTGTCATTCCAACCGACTCCACTCTTCGATAACAACGTCACCAAACTACTATATGTTTTTTTCCACACatgtatttttgaatttatatGAGGATTCCCACGTATATTTGTTCCTGGTAATGTTGTCTGCATTGCATTCTCCAACAAAGTCAAGTAACCAGCTTTGAAACCATTCTCACTTTTCCAACCCTTGGTCGTAATTTCTTTCCGTGACTGTATTAACACGTCTTCTTCACGGCCACTCCAACTTCGCCGTGTCTTGTCTGGTTTCTTGCACCTCGCAGTGCCGCTACCAGAATTTGCTACACTATCCATGATTACACGAAAGATGCGTGGAGTAATTCTGTCACGAAATAAACATTATATAAGTACATGTAGCAGTAGTAGTCAATGAAATACATTCGAATGTTACAAAATGAAGCACGAACTATGACATTAAAATCAGGAAAATGTTCCACATTCAATATGCTGGTTGAAAGATAGTTTTGCAAATAACACTGCTTACTATGAAAAGAAGTACAACGACACATTTAGATACAATATGTAAAGATGTGCCACTCCATAGGATTACAATAAAAAGGCGTTAATTGTAGGTGTTCCACATGGACATCGCACACTGATCTCGCCAATTAACCCAATCGTTCGATGACTCAAAACTGCTTATGTACTCATTATGTGTATCATGAATGAGACTGCCAACTTCTTCTTCGTATTCCTCTAAAGGATCGTCAGACATTTGATTACGGATGAAATTATGTAATAAAATGCAAGCAagaattatttgattttgaacATGCAAGGGGTAGAATGAAGGACTTCGAAGGATAGTCCATCTCTTTTTCAACAAACCAAATGCTCTTTCAATAATGTTTCTTTCTTGTGAATGCCTCCAATTAAATAACTCCTTGTGATCTTGTGGTGCTGATGCACGATTACCCCAGGCATCCCTATGATATCTTACTCGTCTGTACGGAGTCAAGAAACCCTCCACATTAGCGTATCCATTGTCACAAAGATAATAACAACCTGCACAATGAGTAAGTGTCAATTAATTAGAGTGTCACGAGGAACAATTaatgatgaaataaaaaatGTCGCGTATGTAAACAATAAAGACATGTAGACGAGAAACTTATTTACAAATAACCTCTTGGAACCTTGAATGCATCATCCCGAGTTAATGCATCTCTtaaaactctggcatcggcggCCGATCCTTCCCAACCAGTAAGAGCGTAAATAAAGTTCATATTTCGATCACAAACCCCCAAAACGTTAACTGCAATAATTCCTTTTCGGGTTCTATATTTCGCTTTGTCTCTGGCACGAACGTGTACGCCGATATGAGTTCCATCCAATGCACCTAGACGACCCTTTAAAAATTATGATACGAGGTCAATAAGTGTTAACCAATACTTAATTTAACTCAAACACATGTGGTCCACAATGTAACAACAAAACAACTTTTGAACAAAATAATACCTCAAACCATTTCCAAGGTTCGGTGTCACATGTCTCATCCACAGGGGTAGGCTTCACAAGAAGTAACGTATACAACTTCAACAACGCACGCATAACTTCATGAAAATGTGCGCTGACTGTCTGTCCACTACGCATGTAATCGTGACTGGTTACCCGATTTTTCTTATGGTGTGCCAATACAGACAAAAACATTGCAACCTTTTCTTGGACGCGGACATACCGAGAATTTGTTAGTCCTCCTATGTGCATTAGAAGATAGCACAATCTTCCAAATGCATTTCGATTCATTCTCAAGTTCAACACACATTGAACATCACCCGCATCAATAATCATATTCAAATGGCTAAATTGAGCATTGATTCTTTGTGTCATGCTGTACGAAACAGGTGTATTACGAGTGGCACGATGTCGACGGGCAACCATTCTCGGACGTCGTCGGATTAGAAGACACAACATCAACAAATTTGTAAACAATATTTGTTGTACCATTACACCCAGTAGAAGGTTTCTACGTTTCATGTCCATCTTGCGACAACACTCAACCAACGACAACACATTCAAATTTAGAATGACAAAAGCAGAATGTGAAGagaaaattattaaaacaaCAGTTACTCAAGGGAAAGCGTGTTGGCCAACTATGCACTTTGAGGAGTATGAGGAATCATATGCATTTCATTACAATTGAACAGAACAAAGAATTTAAGTAcgatttttgttta from Primulina tabacum isolate GXHZ01 chromosome 3, ASM2559414v2, whole genome shotgun sequence encodes:
- the LOC142540902 gene encoding uncharacterized protein LOC142540902 isoform X2; translation: MDSVANSGSGTARCKKPDKTRRSWSGREEDVLIQSRKEITTKGWKSENGFKAGYLTLLENAMQTTLPGTNIRGNPHINSKIHVWKKTYSSLVTLLSKSGVGWNDTDNTVDATDETWESIVKHDPSLRAMRHKQWTHFNDWAEIFGNDRATGEQSKTFENALQQVLNLGEEVPNGEFIGENRTYIPFDGVDDSISETHTPTSKTNAGTPSKSKKRKHISEHDESIVQAINNLAHVTKDTMSQLIKEFSSDDKLSAVQDTVLEALQGLTDLSEDEQVAAAKLLFNNHNDLALFKRLGERGRICLIKRLLRGE
- the LOC142540902 gene encoding uncharacterized protein LOC142540902 isoform X1 yields the protein MDMKRRNLLLGVMVQQILFTNLLMLCLLIRRRPRMVARRHRATRNTPVSYSMTQRINAQFSHLNMIIDAGDVQCVLNLRMNRNAFGRLCYLLMHIGGLTNSRYVRVQEKVAMFLSVLAHHKKNRVTSHDYMRSGQTVSAHFHEVMRALLKLYTLLLVKPTPVDETCDTEPWKWFEGRLGALDGTHIGVHVRARDKAKYRTRKGIIAVNVLGVCDRNMNFIYALTGWEGSAADARVLRDALTRDDAFKVPRGCYYLCDNGYANVEGFLTPYRRVRYHRDAWGNRASAPQDHKELFNWRHSQERNIIERAFGLLKKRWTILRSPSFYPLHVQNQIILACILLHNFIRNQMSDDPLEEYEEEVGSLIHDTHNEYISSFESSNDWVNWRDQCAMSMWNTYN